The Hoplias malabaricus isolate fHopMal1 chromosome 9, fHopMal1.hap1, whole genome shotgun sequence genome contains a region encoding:
- the si:dkey-171c9.3 gene encoding uncharacterized protein si:dkey-171c9.3, translating to MTDEWLSSKFKLCHLNIGPNTDLSKVQGPGEVVFNTQSYPQPDYEWSSILFTLEAYRGALDETQQRRSDLNLAHSGENLGCKPVQTVQVDVTDQFAEMLSRDILDTSLGKMGIQSNKDVMKIHPDKMCTTTDPSEVTSWTVSAQEKLATKLASEIFHSLLAEVSRHCVLSGDKPEEMGKNGGSSGLHGEHSSLHWYDQKEPDIEGDSKMEENESANNDRPFEDTGSTVQQTEFTAYSNPLNDLANMGSLDYPDAPPSTPLLPEMMKSRASFTRKLKGGLAKEFLPSPPPPTPKDQQAEPLSEDKLTENATDKSEFVVRLMRSLSLACSQYGDLEEEQDGAGREDEARLQNGISTLSEYAARLSANIIDCITTAQPSTKINGETPVRDVQLLASHLTEEIIIMSVAEVMGSKIAVRKQEQHVHTSRPIEEMASCLEARTGKTTLALGDSLLPRSSPDVPDMEAMRALAGRLIASTLVEAVTELGKNALQHAASQQIPDEASEPMPFEKAIDQGHEFCLNTTKTRPITNSECYNGRLVQKKLTFDSRTERPMTELSFAEKTACEVLRCSVQEASNSLLSFHEPAVDSERLDSSGVSQRGTEQTVLTGFIWDKLGQDIKELQCVLLWAAASLAGTFVLQLDVLDSHIEQQLGSLSLKAQFLGWTVADLMASLLQYCEDLQAASRGHYKNDRSLLGHLLL from the exons ATGACTGATGAGTGGTTAAGCAGTAAATTTAAACTATGTCATCTGAACATTGGCCCAAACACTGATCTATCAAAGGTCCAG GGTCCAGGAGAAGTGGTGTTTAATACCCAGTCATACCCTCAACCTGATTATGAATGGTCATCAATTTTATTTACACTAGAGGCATACAGGGGAGCTTTGGATGAAACACAGCAAAGGAGATCAGATTTGAATTTGGCACACAGTGGTGAGAATCTGGGATGTAAGCCAGTACAGACAGTACAGGTAGATGTTACTGACCAATTTGCTGAGATGTTATCAAGAGATATACTGGATACATCACTAGGGAAAATGGGAATCCAATCCAACAAAGATGTAATGAAGATCCATCCTGATAAAATGTGTACCACTACTGATCCATCTGAAGTCACTTCCTGGACAGTCAGTGCTCAGGAAAAGCTAGCTACAAAGTTAGCATCtgaaatatttcacagtttATTGGCAGAGGTATCTAGACATTGTGTCCTCTCTGGAGACAAACCTGAAGAAATGGGTAAAAATGGTGGCAGTAGTGGTCTCCATGGTGAACATTCTTCCCTTCACTGGTACGACCAAAAGGAGCCTGATATAGAAGGAGATTCTAAGATGGAGGAAAATGAAAGTGCAAACAATGATAGGCCTTTTGAGGACACGGGCTCTACAGTTCAACAGACTGAGTTTACTGCTTACTCGAACCCACTGAATGACTTGGCAAATATGGGCTCCCTTGATTACCCTGATGCCCCTCCAAGCACACCATTGCTCCCAGAGATGATGAAGAGTCGAGCAAGTTTCACCAGAAAGCTGAAAGGAGGACTAGCAAAGGAATTCCTGCcctcaccacctcctccaacccCTAAAGATCAACAGGCTGAGCCCTTATCAGAGGACAAACTGACAGAGAATGCCACAGATAAATCAGAGTTTGTGGTCCGATTGATGCGCTCACTCTCCCTGGCTTGTTCACAGTATGGGGACCTGGAGGAGGAGCAAGATGGAGCTGGAAGGGAAGATGAAGCCAGGCTTCAAAATGGAATTTCCACATTGTCAGAATATGCAGCCCGGCTGTCTGCAAATATCATCGACTGCATCACCACGGCTCAACCAAGTACTAAAATAAATGGAGAAACACCTGTCAGAGATGTTCAGCTCCTGGCCAGCCATTTGACAGAGGAGATCATAATAATGTCTGTAGCAGAGGTGATGGGGAGCAAGATTGCTGTCAGAAAACAAGAGCAACACGTTCACACGTCACGCCCAATTGAAGAAATGGCTTCATGTTTGGAGGCTAGAACTGGGAAGACAACCCTAGCATTAGGTGACAGTTTGTTGCCAAGGTCAAGCCCAGATGTCCCTGATATGGAGGCAATGAGAGCTTTAGCTGGCAGGCTAATTGCTAGCACTTTGGTAGAGGCAGTCACAGAGCTGGGAAAAAATGCATTACAGCATGCCGCAAGTCAACAAATTCCAGATGAAGCATCAGAACCAATGCCATTTGAAAAAGCAATTGACCAGGGTCATGAATTCTGTCTGAACACCACAAAGACCCGACCAATCACAAACTCTGAATGCTATAATGGACGCTTGGTGCAAAAAAAACTCACGTTTGATTCCAGAACTGAGAGGCCAATGACTGAGCTCTCATTTGCTGAGAAAACTGCATGTGAAGTTCTCAGGTGCTCTGTTCAAGAAGCCTCCAACTCTCTTTTAAGTTTCCATGAACCAGCAGTTGATTCAGAGAGACTTGATTCATCAGGAGTTTCTCAGCGAGGTACAGAACAAACTGTTCTGACAGGCTTTATATGGGATAAATTGGGTCAGGATATAAAGGAGTTACAATGTGTCCTGCTCTGGGCTGCAGCATCCCTCGCTGGAACCTTTGTGTTACAGCTTGATGTACTTGACAGCCATATCGAACAACAG CTTGGAAGCCTGTCTCTGAAAGCACAGTTTCTTGGATGGACAGTGGCAGATCTGATGGCATCTCTGCTCCAGTATTGTGAAGATCTGCAGGCTGCCAGCAGAGGGCATTATAAGAACGacaggtctctcctggggcACCTCCTGCTCTGA